In Pueribacillus theae, a genomic segment contains:
- a CDS encoding P-II family nitrogen regulator, whose amino-acid sequence MKKIEAIIRPEKFQELRDQLYSIGIGGLTVTEAAGTGKQKGKQGLFRGTTFEIQLLPKLKLDIVMDDHQVNDVVNLIIETCGTDTIGDGKIFILPVEETIRIRTGERGTKAIL is encoded by the coding sequence GTGAAAAAAATAGAAGCCATTATTCGGCCTGAGAAATTTCAAGAATTGCGGGATCAACTGTACAGCATTGGTATCGGTGGCTTAACCGTTACTGAAGCTGCCGGCACAGGCAAACAGAAAGGAAAGCAAGGCCTGTTTCGAGGGACAACATTCGAAATCCAATTGCTACCTAAACTTAAATTGGACATTGTCATGGATGATCATCAGGTGAATGATGTTGTCAATTTAATTATCGAGACTTGCGGTACGGATACGATAGGCGATGGCAAAATATTTATTCTTCCAGTTGAGGAAACAATTCGTATCCGTACTGGAGAAAGAGGTACGAAAGCCATTCTATAA
- a CDS encoding phosphoribosylaminoimidazolesuccinocarboxamide synthase: MAISSAEPYVMAPFVYKGKVRELYDLGEHYLIVVTDRISAFDYVLRPSVSDKGCLLNRLSCFWFEETASLQPNHLVHADVDRLGDIISNRTIMKDRVMVTRKAQPIKIECIVRGYITGGGWRQYQQTGQINGIPLPSGMRKNERFDRPIFTPSAKNDAGHDEDISLARMKELVGAELAIQLMEKSIQLYEYAHAYCEQRGIVLADTKFEFGLINGQIILIDELFTPDSSRFWAKENYTLDAQIESMDKEPVRTYLSGSGWDKNSEPDILPAHVVKETSRRYKEIYYRLTGQQYIR; encoded by the coding sequence ATTGCAATTTCAAGCGCCGAGCCTTACGTAATGGCTCCGTTCGTGTATAAAGGTAAGGTTCGCGAATTGTATGACCTTGGGGAACATTATTTGATTGTGGTAACGGATCGTATTTCGGCCTTCGATTACGTGCTTAGACCATCGGTGTCCGACAAGGGGTGCTTGCTGAATCGGCTCAGCTGCTTTTGGTTCGAGGAAACCGCATCCCTTCAGCCGAATCATCTGGTTCATGCGGACGTTGATCGATTGGGGGATATTATTTCTAACCGTACGATTATGAAGGACCGAGTTATGGTGACTCGTAAAGCTCAGCCTATCAAAATCGAATGTATTGTTCGCGGCTATATTACCGGGGGCGGTTGGAGACAGTACCAGCAAACAGGTCAAATCAACGGTATTCCACTTCCATCAGGCATGCGAAAAAACGAACGGTTTGACCGTCCAATTTTCACACCTTCCGCAAAGAACGATGCTGGGCACGACGAGGATATATCTCTGGCCCGAATGAAGGAACTGGTCGGAGCCGAATTGGCTATACAATTAATGGAAAAAAGCATTCAGCTTTATGAATATGCACACGCGTACTGCGAACAGCGAGGCATTGTTTTAGCTGATACGAAATTTGAGTTTGGACTTATCAACGGACAAATTATTCTGATTGATGAACTGTTTACTCCGGATTCCTCGCGTTTTTGGGCTAAGGAGAATTATACGCTCGATGCTCAAATCGAGAGTATGGACAAAGAACCGGTACGCACTTACTTGTCAGGCTCGGGATGGGATAAAAATAGCGAACCCGACATATTGCCCGCTCACGTCGTGAAGGAAACCTCTCGTAGGTATAAGGAGATATATTATCGCCTAACGGGTCAGCAGTATATTCGTTAA
- the glnA gene encoding type I glutamate--ammonia ligase: protein MQKHYSKEHILNIAQEENVRYIRLQFTDLFGTIKNIEIPISQLPKALDNKMMFDGSSIEGFVRIEESDMYLYPDLDTWIIYPWEAEKGKIAALICDVYTPDGKPFAGDPRGILKRALKEMESMGFTVMNVGPEPEFFLFKTDEHGYPMLELNDSGGYFDLAPTDLGENCRREIVLTLEEMGFEIEASHHEVAPGQHEIDFKYANAVTAADQIQMFKLVVKNIARKHGLHATFMPKPLFGMNGSGMHCHQSLARGSENMFASEQDELGLSETAKSYTAGILKHARAFAAITNPTVNSYKRLVPGYEAPCYIAWSAKNRSPLVRVPASGGASTRIELRNPDPSANPYLALAVMLASGLDGIKNQLPLADPVNQNIYTMEKADKEDLGIVSLPSNLKEAIDELVNDEVLTKVLGAHALERFVEAKQIEWDHFRTQVHPWEREQYMTLY from the coding sequence ATGCAGAAACATTATTCGAAGGAACACATTCTAAACATTGCTCAAGAGGAAAATGTTCGCTACATTCGATTACAGTTCACAGACTTGTTTGGAACGATTAAAAACATCGAAATTCCGATAAGTCAGTTGCCGAAGGCATTAGATAACAAGATGATGTTTGACGGCTCGTCCATTGAAGGCTTCGTTCGGATTGAGGAATCCGATATGTACCTCTATCCGGATCTGGACACATGGATTATCTACCCGTGGGAAGCAGAGAAAGGAAAAATTGCAGCGCTCATTTGCGACGTATACACTCCCGATGGCAAACCGTTTGCAGGAGATCCACGCGGAATCCTTAAGAGGGCATTAAAAGAGATGGAATCTATGGGCTTTACAGTGATGAATGTAGGTCCGGAGCCAGAGTTTTTCCTCTTTAAAACTGACGAACACGGATATCCGATGTTAGAGCTGAATGATAGTGGAGGTTATTTCGATCTTGCGCCAACCGATCTCGGAGAAAATTGCCGTAGAGAAATTGTGTTGACGCTTGAAGAGATGGGTTTTGAAATCGAAGCTTCCCACCACGAAGTAGCTCCAGGCCAACATGAGATTGACTTTAAATATGCAAATGCAGTAACCGCAGCGGATCAAATCCAAATGTTCAAGCTGGTAGTTAAAAATATTGCTAGAAAGCATGGGCTTCATGCCACCTTCATGCCTAAGCCGCTGTTTGGAATGAACGGTTCTGGTATGCATTGCCATCAATCGCTTGCACGTGGCAGCGAGAATATGTTCGCCAGCGAACAGGATGAACTAGGTTTAAGCGAAACCGCTAAAAGCTACACGGCAGGTATTTTAAAGCATGCGCGGGCTTTCGCTGCCATTACGAATCCAACGGTTAATTCCTACAAGCGGTTGGTACCAGGATATGAAGCTCCTTGCTATATTGCCTGGTCCGCTAAGAACCGCAGCCCTCTCGTCAGAGTTCCTGCTAGTGGCGGAGCAAGTACAAGAATTGAATTAAGAAACCCCGATCCTTCAGCAAATCCGTATCTTGCCCTGGCAGTCATGCTCGCTTCCGGTTTGGACGGAATCAAGAACCAACTTCCTCTAGCGGATCCTGTGAATCAAAATATTTATACAATGGAGAAAGCTGATAAGGAAGACTTAGGTATCGTCAGCTTGCCTTCCAACTTGAAAGAAGCCATTGATGAGCTGGTCAACGATGAAGTATTGACGAAAGTATTGGGGGCTCATGCACTCGAACGGTTTGTAGAAGCCAAACAAATCGAATGGGATCATTTCCGAACACAGGTCCACCCGTGGGAGCGTGAGCAATACATGACCTTATATTAG
- the nadE gene encoding ammonia-dependent NAD(+) synthetase: MQQLQQQIIKQLNVKPFIDCQSEINERIDFLMKYLLKTEKKGFILGISGGQDSSLAGKLLQSAVEKLRRETKREYQFIAVRLPYGIQIDEDDAQQALEFIKPDRIISVNIKEAVDSSVRAFQKGTNESITDYLKGNIKARERMKVHYDLAGYYDLLVAGTDHAAEALTGFFTKYGDGGCDVVPLAGLNKRQGQKLLAFLGAPKRLYLKTPTADLLDNRPGRSDEEELGLKYEEIDDYLEGKKLPEEIVRKIERRYLQTEHKRRLPVTPTDTWWISK, encoded by the coding sequence ATGCAACAGCTTCAACAACAAATTATAAAACAATTGAATGTAAAACCGTTTATTGATTGTCAGTCGGAAATTAACGAACGAATAGATTTTTTAATGAAATATCTCCTAAAGACAGAAAAAAAGGGATTTATACTGGGTATTTCGGGAGGGCAAGACTCTTCGTTAGCAGGCAAACTGTTACAGAGTGCAGTCGAGAAATTGCGACGCGAAACGAAGAGGGAATATCAATTCATTGCAGTACGGTTACCTTACGGGATACAAATTGACGAAGATGACGCACAACAGGCACTGGAATTTATTAAGCCTGATCGTATTATTTCGGTCAATATTAAAGAAGCAGTAGACAGTTCCGTACGAGCGTTTCAGAAAGGAACCAATGAATCGATTACAGATTATCTTAAGGGCAATATAAAAGCCAGGGAGAGAATGAAAGTCCATTATGACCTTGCTGGTTACTATGACCTGTTAGTAGCAGGCACCGACCATGCAGCTGAGGCATTGACCGGGTTCTTCACAAAATATGGCGATGGAGGATGCGACGTAGTGCCGCTTGCAGGATTGAACAAACGGCAAGGTCAAAAATTGCTAGCATTTTTAGGTGCTCCAAAACGGTTATATTTAAAAACGCCTACAGCCGATTTGTTAGATAATCGACCTGGTCGTTCTGATGAAGAGGAATTAGGTTTGAAGTACGAAGAAATAGATGATTATTTAGAAGGTAAAAAACTGCCAGAAGAAATTGTGCGGAAAATAGAGAGAAGATACCTTCAAACAGAACATAAACGAAGATTGCCGGTTACGCCTACAGATACATGGTGGATAAGCAAATAA
- the hisH gene encoding imidazole glycerol phosphate synthase subunit HisH, which produces MIGIIDYGAGNLHSIEKAIKKLGFTTKIMSKPDEFHGINKIIFPGVGNAGKTMQIIKKLGMDKQIKKCITEGVPFLGICLGMQLLLEFSKENETDCLSIFEGTVIPFHQGVKVPHMGWNEVQQIMKHPIYKGIPDRCDFYFVHSFYVQPLHESDVIGLTNYSHDFCSVIARDNVIGVQFHPEKVPKPD; this is translated from the coding sequence ATGATTGGAATTATTGATTACGGAGCTGGAAATTTACACAGTATTGAAAAAGCAATAAAAAAGCTCGGATTTACTACAAAAATCATGAGTAAGCCGGATGAATTTCACGGAATTAACAAAATCATTTTCCCTGGTGTAGGTAATGCGGGAAAAACAATGCAGATAATAAAAAAGCTCGGAATGGATAAACAAATTAAGAAGTGTATAACCGAAGGGGTACCTTTTCTTGGGATCTGCTTGGGAATGCAGCTGCTGCTGGAATTCAGCAAAGAAAATGAAACCGATTGTTTGTCCATTTTTGAAGGAACTGTCATTCCTTTTCATCAAGGGGTTAAGGTTCCCCATATGGGTTGGAATGAGGTTCAACAAATAATGAAGCATCCCATATATAAAGGTATTCCAGATCGTTGTGATTTTTATTTTGTTCATTCGTTTTATGTTCAACCCCTACATGAAAGTGACGTGATTGGTCTAACAAACTATAGTCATGATTTTTGCTCAGTGATCGCTAGGGACAATGTTATAGGGGTACAATTTCATCCGGAAAAAGTTCCGAAGCCGGACTAA
- a CDS encoding ammonium transporter: MVTLESLESSINLVWVMLAAFLVFFMHAGFTMVESGFTRAKNSLNIIMKNFLTISLGSLVYFMIGFGIMFGDSAGGLFGMNGFMLSGREDIDFFVFQAMFAATCATIISGAVAERIKFSSYIQITIVMTAVIYPVVGHWIWNDGWLAEMGFSDFAGSTVVHLTGATAALIAVLFLGPRLGKYTGSQVNAIPAHNMPLGAIGVFILWLGWFGFNGGSTLAADPSLVPAVVATTLLSTSASLVSATLYTKIRYGKIDPSFSLNGVLGGLVGITAGAAEISPGGSIIVGLVSGIVLVVGVRFLETRLKVDDPVGAIAVHGLCGIWGTLSVGLFSTSTGLFYGGGFHQLGIQALGILSVSAWTMIVMGIAIFVLTRFASIRVSEQEELSGLDFTEYGSNAYELKERLLDNGSQSSTVNDDFTRGHLADRLNNLNNSLSKTSL, encoded by the coding sequence ATGGTAACGTTAGAATCTTTGGAATCTTCAATTAACCTTGTTTGGGTCATGCTTGCAGCATTTCTAGTATTCTTCATGCATGCGGGCTTTACTATGGTAGAATCAGGGTTCACTAGAGCGAAAAACTCATTAAATATTATTATGAAAAACTTCTTAACGATTAGTTTAGGTTCCTTAGTTTATTTTATGATTGGATTTGGGATCATGTTTGGTGATTCGGCTGGTGGACTTTTTGGTATGAATGGATTCATGCTAAGTGGGCGTGAAGACATCGACTTCTTCGTATTCCAAGCTATGTTCGCTGCTACTTGCGCTACGATAATATCTGGCGCAGTAGCAGAAAGAATTAAATTTTCCAGCTATATTCAAATAACTATCGTGATGACGGCTGTTATTTATCCGGTGGTCGGACACTGGATTTGGAATGACGGCTGGTTGGCTGAGATGGGTTTCTCCGATTTTGCCGGTTCAACGGTGGTTCACTTAACCGGTGCAACTGCTGCATTAATTGCCGTTTTATTCCTTGGACCCAGGCTCGGGAAATATACAGGCAGCCAAGTCAACGCAATTCCTGCCCACAATATGCCTTTGGGAGCCATCGGAGTTTTCATTCTCTGGTTGGGCTGGTTCGGCTTTAATGGCGGAAGCACGCTCGCGGCAGATCCGAGTCTTGTACCTGCCGTCGTTGCGACAACACTGCTTTCCACCTCCGCATCTCTGGTTTCTGCTACGCTTTATACAAAAATTCGTTACGGCAAAATTGACCCTTCATTTTCACTGAATGGTGTGTTAGGCGGCTTGGTTGGCATTACTGCAGGAGCAGCCGAAATTTCACCTGGCGGATCCATTATCGTCGGGTTGGTTTCCGGGATCGTTCTTGTGGTCGGAGTTCGCTTTCTTGAGACTAGGCTAAAAGTCGATGATCCGGTCGGAGCGATTGCCGTACACGGCTTATGCGGAATCTGGGGTACACTGTCGGTCGGGTTGTTCTCTACCTCAACGGGGCTATTCTACGGAGGAGGCTTTCACCAACTTGGAATTCAAGCCCTCGGAATTCTGTCGGTTAGCGCTTGGACGATGATTGTAATGGGGATAGCGATCTTCGTACTGACCCGTTTCGCATCGATACGAGTTTCCGAGCAGGAAGAATTGTCTGGGTTGGATTTTACCGAGTACGGTTCCAATGCTTATGAATTAAAAGAAAGATTGCTCGACAATGGAAGCCAATCAAGCACGGTTAACGATGATTTTACGCGAGGTCATCTCGCCGATCGATTAAATAATTTAAACAATTCGTTAAGTAAAACTTCCCTTTAA
- the hisF gene encoding imidazole glycerol phosphate synthase subunit HisF, which produces MLKKRIIPAIDVANNKAVKYVQFRNPTVIGDPAELGKKYAEQGADELFYLDTTASVQKHDVKYDWIRRVAEKLYIPFSVVGGIRTIDDIRNVLRAGADKVGVNTAAVHRPELLTEAADIFGKQCVVLALDAKAIKNQHGETIRWEVYTHSAHTSTGMDAIEWAQQAEQLGAGEIVCTSIDRDGMKNGYDTALIKTLSKAVNIPIIASGGAGQLLHISDVFQYGGADAALVASMLHYQEQTISDIKQYLVEQSIHVRTS; this is translated from the coding sequence ATGCTTAAGAAGCGGATAATTCCCGCAATTGATGTCGCCAATAACAAAGCCGTTAAATACGTACAGTTTCGAAACCCTACGGTTATTGGGGATCCAGCAGAGCTTGGAAAGAAGTACGCCGAGCAGGGAGCCGACGAATTGTTTTATTTAGATACTACGGCTTCCGTTCAAAAACATGATGTAAAGTACGATTGGATTCGACGTGTAGCCGAAAAACTTTATATTCCTTTCTCTGTTGTTGGTGGCATACGCACAATTGATGATATTAGAAATGTATTGAGAGCCGGCGCTGATAAAGTAGGGGTCAATACAGCAGCAGTTCATAGGCCAGAGTTATTAACTGAAGCCGCGGATATATTTGGGAAACAATGTGTTGTATTGGCATTGGATGCAAAAGCAATAAAAAATCAGCATGGCGAGACAATCCGCTGGGAAGTTTACACGCATTCGGCCCACACAAGCACTGGAATGGATGCGATAGAATGGGCTCAACAAGCAGAGCAATTAGGCGCCGGTGAAATTGTTTGCACAAGCATAGACAGAGACGGTATGAAGAACGGCTATGATACTGCCTTAATAAAAACACTTTCGAAGGCAGTAAACATTCCAATAATCGCCTCCGGCGGGGCAGGTCAATTGTTGCACATAAGTGATGTTTTTCAATATGGAGGAGCGGATGCTGCTCTCGTTGCTTCGATGCTCCATTATCAGGAGCAGACGATTTCCGACATCAAGCAATATTTAGTGGAACAGTCCATACATGTTCGTACTTCATAA
- the dapF gene encoding diaminopimelate epimerase, translated as MKSKHDSGETSLSSREGKSVLFTKMHGLGNKYVFFNLLNNPLDNHDLSELARSVSDVNYGIGSDGMILICPSDKADFRMRIFNADGSEGKNCGNGLRCTAKYLYDNGYSESSQFTIETLGEIVEVEVELETNHKSTVRSVKVDMGEPKLQKADLPMEGDPFSSTINEPVIIENQEFHMTCLSMGNPHAILFVDDVKKFPLERWGPKIEHATLFPERVNVGIVHVLNEQEIDYRVWERGSGLTMACGTGACAAVVAAALNNRLKRELPITVHLPGGDLTILWDANNHVWKSGPAEYICHGELAIETCQTLFSR; from the coding sequence ATGAAATCAAAGCACGACTCGGGAGAGACGAGTTTATCTTCTAGGGAGGGGAAGTCTGTGTTGTTTACGAAAATGCATGGCCTAGGTAACAAGTATGTTTTTTTCAACCTACTGAACAATCCTTTGGATAATCACGACTTATCAGAACTGGCCAGGTCAGTCTCGGATGTAAATTATGGAATTGGATCAGACGGTATGATTTTGATCTGTCCTTCAGATAAAGCTGATTTCCGTATGAGAATTTTCAACGCGGACGGTTCGGAGGGGAAAAATTGCGGCAACGGCTTGCGATGCACAGCGAAGTATTTGTACGATAATGGTTATTCCGAATCCAGTCAATTTACGATTGAAACGTTGGGCGAAATCGTCGAAGTTGAAGTTGAACTGGAGACGAATCATAAGTCCACTGTTCGAAGTGTAAAGGTGGATATGGGAGAACCTAAGCTGCAAAAAGCAGATTTGCCGATGGAAGGCGATCCTTTCTCCTCGACAATCAATGAACCTGTCATCATTGAAAATCAAGAATTTCACATGACTTGCTTATCCATGGGCAATCCTCACGCCATTTTGTTTGTAGACGACGTTAAAAAATTTCCACTGGAACGATGGGGCCCGAAAATTGAACATGCCACATTATTTCCAGAAAGAGTAAATGTTGGTATTGTTCACGTGTTGAATGAACAAGAGATCGATTATCGTGTATGGGAAAGAGGATCAGGATTAACGATGGCTTGTGGTACAGGAGCTTGTGCTGCAGTAGTTGCCGCGGCATTGAACAATCGGCTGAAAAGAGAACTTCCTATTACCGTCCATTTGCCCGGCGGGGATTTGACTATACTATGGGATGCGAATAATCATGTGTGGAAGAGTGGGCCAGCTGAATATATTTGCCATGGGGAACTAGCAATAGAAACATGCCAAACGTTGTTTTCAAGATGA
- a CDS encoding LL-diaminopimelate aminotransferase produces MNKNYIQSLFAERIGGKQFGLTNEIYKFEKIKRVKKEAMLANPHIELIDLGVGEPDAMADDTVIQVLDQEARKPENRFYSDNGIDEFKQAASSYMQNVFGVTGLDPDTEINHAIGSKSALAMLPTAFINPGDITLMPSPCYPVLGTHTKYYGGEVVHVPLIEENSFLPDLNSFATEVLKRAKLLYLNYPNNPTGAVANKEFFEQVVQFAKQNQLIVVHDAAYAALVYDGTKPLSFLSVPGAKDVGVELHSLSKSFNMTGWRIGFIAGNARIVNAFATVKDNNDSGQFIPIQKAAAYALAHPEITEQTVLKYSRRHEMLRHVLNSCGFRTAKAKGSFFLYIQIPKGVVNGPQFETAEQFSQYLLKEHLISSVPWDDAGSYVRFSVTYQASSLQEEERMADEIKARLGRDEFIF; encoded by the coding sequence ATGAACAAGAATTATATACAGTCGCTTTTTGCAGAGCGCATCGGCGGAAAACAATTCGGTTTAACGAATGAGATCTACAAGTTTGAGAAAATTAAAAGAGTTAAAAAAGAGGCCATGCTCGCTAATCCACATATTGAACTCATTGATTTGGGGGTAGGTGAGCCAGATGCCATGGCAGATGATACGGTTATTCAAGTATTGGATCAGGAGGCCAGAAAACCGGAGAATCGGTTTTATTCAGACAACGGAATTGATGAGTTTAAACAAGCAGCCTCTTCCTATATGCAAAATGTATTCGGGGTCACCGGTCTTGATCCGGATACGGAAATCAACCACGCGATTGGCTCCAAATCCGCTTTGGCAATGCTGCCAACCGCCTTTATTAATCCTGGAGATATCACGCTTATGCCCTCACCTTGTTACCCAGTTTTAGGCACTCATACGAAATATTACGGCGGTGAAGTTGTACATGTTCCGTTGATCGAGGAAAATTCGTTTCTCCCTGACCTGAACTCGTTTGCTACAGAGGTATTAAAACGGGCGAAATTGCTCTATCTAAATTATCCGAATAACCCTACCGGTGCTGTAGCAAACAAGGAATTTTTTGAACAGGTTGTTCAGTTTGCCAAGCAGAACCAGCTTATCGTCGTTCATGATGCCGCTTATGCCGCGCTTGTTTACGATGGTACCAAACCTTTAAGCTTTTTATCGGTTCCCGGTGCAAAGGATGTCGGAGTGGAATTACATTCGTTGTCCAAATCGTTCAATATGACAGGGTGGCGGATTGGGTTTATCGCTGGGAATGCCAGAATTGTCAATGCCTTTGCAACTGTGAAGGACAATAATGATTCTGGCCAATTTATTCCAATTCAAAAAGCAGCAGCATATGCACTTGCTCACCCTGAAATTACGGAACAAACGGTTTTGAAATATTCTCGTAGACATGAAATGCTTAGGCATGTATTGAATTCATGCGGCTTCCGGACTGCCAAGGCGAAAGGTTCGTTTTTCTTGTATATTCAAATTCCGAAAGGCGTTGTCAACGGCCCGCAATTTGAAACGGCCGAACAATTCAGCCAATATTTGCTGAAAGAGCATCTCATCTCAAGTGTTCCGTGGGATGACGCTGGTTCCTACGTAAGATTCTCCGTAACCTACCAAGCGAGCAGCCTTCAAGAGGAAGAACGAATGGCAGATGAAATCAAAGCACGACTCGGGAGAGACGAGTTTATCTTCTAG